In Patagioenas fasciata isolate bPatFas1 chromosome 15, bPatFas1.hap1, whole genome shotgun sequence, the sequence TATTTAACAGGCCTGACCCACATCTCTCTAACATGCTGTCCGTACTCTCTGCCCAGGACCCAGCACCAGACAACATCTTGTGCATCTCAAAGAGGCCTCTCCTCAGTCTACCGATTTTGTGCAATCCTTCTTTTGAGTTACGGGGCTGCATCTCGCTGCGCAGAAGCTAGCAGGGGGCTGTGCCTGTTGTTCCAAGCACCTTTAAAATCAGGGGATTTTCCAAGCTTTCCAACCGCCGCCACCATCTCCAGATCAGTTTTCAAGGGGAGAAGCGAGTTATTTGGGGAAGCGCAAACATCATCTGTGAGAAGATGGATCTTCCCCACTTGTGATCAAAGAAAAGCGCCATTTCTCTGCactcagcagccacctctcctcaGCTGACACGCGCAAAACAGCAGCATTTTTAGCACAAAGCCCCTGCGAGAAGGCAGTGTGCAGTGAAGCTGATCAGCCATGGGATGTCCCCAGCACAGCAAACAGTTCCAGGTACGCTCATGCTGCAGACAAGGGGAGGACTGCACGTGAAAACAGATGGCCTGGTTCAAACGCTACCCCATATGCTGACCCTGGGGCTCTGACGCTGCTCCACAACGCCAGGACACGCATTAAGCTCCATCACCATGGTCACTACGTGCTCAATCACGGTCCCCAAGATCCCGTGGGAACAAAGCTGTGACTCGCAGGATGCTCAGCGTGTATCAGACACCTGGCTTGCCCACGTACTAGTGACTCCACACCTCGCCAGGTCTGCCCAAAGCCATCGTGCCAATGCTTACGACTAAAAATAAAGCACACAGGGTGACAATGACTGCAGGGAGGAACGGGAAAGCCACACGAGCTGGCATCCCCATTCCTTGGCACAGCTGGGCACTACAGCTGTCTGGCTGCATTCCTGCCACAGACAAACCACAGAAATTTGCCCCAGGCTCCCTGCTCAGCCTGGGGGAGCCTCTGAcaccccagggatggggaatgCTGGGTCCCAGGTCCAGCCAGGGGACTGGGACCTGGATCCCTGCTGATCTCCAGCCAGGTCTGAAACACAGGCTGTCCCAAGGCAGGGACTTCCCAGGACAACACCCACTCTAAGCCGGGCTCTCAACCTTCTGCTCTGTGGCACAGGTGCATGGAGAGCCTGAAGGGAATGGGGAAGGAATCCTGGGTTATGAACCTTGCTCGGAATAAGGCAAAGATGTGGGGTGAAAGGATTGAGGGCAGTGGGGTCTCCTCAGGTTTCAAGGGGAAGGGAACAAGGAGGTGGCCCTGAGGGTAAAAGATCAGGGTCTTCTCCACTAATCCTGAAAGGAAAgggaggacacagggggacagagaTCCCTCCAGAAACTGGGGACTCACAGCCACTTCCAGGCTTGATGGCACCAGGGGAATCACAGGGAGGCACTATCAGGTGAGGGGAGCGGAGTGGGATGGACCATGGGCCTTTCCAGCCCCTCCCGAGGTCCCTGGTCCCACCTCAGTGGGGCTGAGGGGAACAGGGATGCTGGGACTAATGGAACGGGGACACCCCTCCTTAGTCACAGACCTCGCTGGGGTCGAGGGGCAGAAACTAAGGACACGGCAACATCTGcttctgagggaactgggggagcGCAGACACCGACCCGGGGCGGGCAGCAACGGGGGTGCGAGAGGAACTCGGGGCGAGGACGGTGGCAGCCAGGAGACCGGGAGGAAAGTCGCCCGGGCCTGAGGGGCCCGGGAGGGCCCAGGAGCGGCGGCCGCAGCCTGACGGGACCGGGGAGGCGGGACCGGCGAGCGCGGCCTGAGGAGCGCGGAGCCGCTCCGAGCCCGGGGGGAGGCGGCACCGGCGGGCCCCTCACCTGCATGACGACCTCCACCTCGTAGGCGTTGCCTTTGCTGCGCTGCTGCCCGCGGAACTTGGCGCCGCTGTAGAGCAGCGAGGTGGCCACGCCGGGCTGCGCCGTGTTGATGGGGGGCGGCGGCACCAGACTACTGGCGGCCGCTCCGGAGGGTGCCGAAGAGGCCGAACCCGCCGCCCCGCCAGCGCGGCACCGCTCGCTCCGCACCGGCATTTCGGGAGGGTCCCCGGGCGCCAGCGTGGCCGGGGCCGAGCGCGGCCGGGGGCGCCGCCCGCTCCGCTCCCGCACGGCGAGGCCGCCGCCTAGCTCAGGGCCTCCCGGCAGCGCCTCCGCGCACTCCCATTGGCCCTCGCGGGCGCTGCGGGAGGGGCGGTGCCGGGCGCTGATTGGCCGCGGCGGTGGGGCACGCGCTTCCTCCCGGCAGGCGCAGCCGCGGGCGCTGCTGGGAGTCGTAGTTTTTCCTCCGCTACTCCCGGCGGGACGGGGCGGCCGAAGGGGCAAAACGCGGTCGCGATGGGGATTGGCTGTCGCCGCGGCAACATGGCGGCGCCCGCGGAGCCGCGCTGAGCGGGAAGGAGGCGGTGGCGGTGGTGGTTCCTTCTTGCCGCGATGTGGAGCGGCTGCCGCCGGCTGCTGTGGGGACGCCCCCCGCCGACCCGGTTCCCCAGACCGCCTCCTGCCGCTGCTGGGAGCGGCCCGGTGGGGCCGGGCGGGGGTCGGACCTACGCCCCGCCGGCAGGTGAGGGAGCGCCGGGGCCTCTCCAGCCCCCATCGGGGAGGGGAACCGGGACCCTTCCCTGGCTCGCTGGGggctccttccctgccctggggGCTCCTTCCCCCGCCCCTGGTGGGGCCTATTAAAGTCACCCCGGGCGGGGCAGGGTGGGCTCGGCAACTCGGGGCGGGTGGGGAACGGCCCGATCTcgccggcggggccgggagcgctgCCGGCGCAGCCCCGCGAGGTCCCCGGGGCCTTTCAGCATCCCTGGTAACGCGGCCCCGTTGCGGGGCCTCCCCGCGCGCCCTTGTACTGGTGTTCCTGGGGGTTCGGAGTGGGGGTCGCTGGCACCCTGGCCAAGCCCTCGCTGCACccatttgcttttgtgttttcgtTGGTTCTAGGGGGATGGGACCCAGCCGGGGTggttcgtagaatcacagaatcataaacagtttgggttggaagggaccttcaaaggtcatcttgtccagccCCCAAGCAGGCACGTTCTGGGCCACGTGTACCCTCCACAGATTTTGCTGGAAACGTGTGAGTTTGAGGACAGTCCAATGAGCCTCATTCTGTGTAGGGAAGGCTGCAGAGTCACAGTGATTCATTGCGGGGTGTCGGAGCCCCCTGATGTGACTCAGGTCCCCCCTGGGGTACACACACATTCATCTTTCAGAGCTGCACCTTAGCAGTGTGGAGTTTTCTGAGGCCCCAAAGCTTGCAGGGTACTGAGCTTGAGCAAATCCTCATCTCATTCCTCAGCGGGAATGACCTTTTTTTAATAGCTTAGAATAACAGACCTGCAACCTGGTTTGCTCGCTTCACCCTTCATGAGGTAGATTTATGGGTCTGGGATTTACGATCTGGTTGCTGTCATCAGGGGAATGGTTTGCAGATTCTCCCTGCTTTGTGTGAGCAATGCAAGCTTTTGCAACACGTGCATGCAGCAGCTGGTAGGAAAAGAGGCTGCTCTTGAAACAGACCTGCAGTTCCCTCAGGCTCACCGTGCTCCTGAGCAGGGATGTGTGGGCTGGAGGTGGCTACGGAGCTGGTTCCTCCCCTCGTGACTCCGTGACACACTGCAGCATGGACAACATGTCCCCAGCACCATCCAGCTGTTTCTGTCGGTGTTTCCAATAAACCCGTCACAGTGGAGGGAGCAgcatcctgctccagcacactCTGAGCCAGCAGCTGTGGCTCTGCCAGAAGCTGCATCATcagagtagaatcatagaatcactttagctggaaaagacctttaaaatcatgaaGTCCAACTATTAGcccaacccatgtccctgagaacatcatctctgtgtctgttcaacgcctccagggatggtgactccaccactgccctgggcagcctgttccaatgcccaacagacctttccaggaagaaattgttcccaatatcgcatctaaacctcccctggcacaatttgaggccgcCAGGCCACCTTGAGGGCTCTGGCTGCAATGGGACACAGGGGAAGGTACTGAACCTCCTCTAACTCCCCTCTGATCGGCTCTGTTTTTGCCCCCAGAGAGGAAGCGGTTTTACCAGAATGTGAGCATCTCTCAAGGAGAAGGTGAGTACAGATGCTGGGACAGGATGGAGGGACTGGTAACTGGGAGGGACATTGTCACCCCTCACTGCTTCAGCAAGCGCGTGACGCATCCGCACCCCAGGCTGTGTGAGCCAGGTGTTTGCCACCAGCCTGTTGTGCCCTTTCCTCATCTGGAGCAAAACTGTGTGGTTGGAAACAGCTTCCAAGACTATTTTGGGGAAAGTATGTCCAAAATGATTGTGGGAAACTCAGCTATCTCTGGTCCTGTGCTCCTGTGAGCTCCAGTTCTGCTCCCGCTGTGGGGTTGTCTGTTGTTCCTTAGTGCCTGCTCCTCTTTGATTCCCCAGGATTTCTACTCTGATTCCCCAGGAGGCTTCGAAATAAACCTGGACCATCGGAAACTGAAAACTCCCCAGGCCAAGCTCTTCACTGTGCCCAGCGAGGCCTTGGCCATTGCAGTGGCAACAGAGTGGGATTCCCAGAAAGACACCATCAAGTTCTACACCATGCACCTGGTGAGCCCGACAGCTCGGGACACCCAGACCTTGGCAGGGCAGAACACGGTGTGCTGGGAGCAGTCGCGTCAAGGAACTCGGGATTAAAGCCAAGGAATCACAATTCTGTAGACATGAGAACAGTTTCCAAATGCAAAACATGGAGAAAGCAGGTTGTCCTGATGCTCATGGAAACAGACAAGAGGCTGGGACTTTggttgggcactggggagaagctTGTCATTGTGAGGGCAGTTAGATACTGGCTGGGTGACTGTCTGGTGGGGAATCTGTCACTGGGGGGCTTGAGAAGGAGCTGGACAGTTACTGGAAGGGTAGGAGGAAACGGGATGAGCTCTGGAGCAGTCGGTGAGTGCTGTGCCTTGGTCCTTCATGGACCTGCTCCTGAGGCCTCTGAAATCAGTGAGAAGATTCCTATGAAGTGAGCCAcattctggccctgcaccccttccagatgtgctctcagtTTTCTGCCACAAATTATTCTTCTTGGCTTTGTACAGCCgtttaaactgcctttatcccACAGACCACCCTGTGCAACACAGCACTGGACAATCCCACGCAGCGGAACAAAACGCAGCTGATCCGCGCGGCCGTGAAGTTCCTGGAGACCGACACTGTCTGGTACGAGATGTGGGTTTCGCTGGTGCAGAGGCGAGGTTGTTTTGTCGCAGTGTTGTTTTTGGAAAGGTCGTTGGGGGAAGTGGGGAAATGTCTGTGGTAACTCAGTCATGGCAGGGCTCTGATCTGCCAGGGAGCAATCGTCCAGCATGGTTTTGTTCTGCAATCTCCCAGCTATCGCGTGGAGGAGCCGGCTGCTTTGGCAGAGCTGCAGAAGAATGAGTGGGATCCCATTGTCGCCTGGGCTGAGAAAAGGTACGAAGTCAAAGATGTTGCTGTCTGTATATGCCCTGCTGAGGCCAGGAGCTCTGGTGCTTGTGACTCTCAGAGCTGCAACGTCCATGAGCCCTGTGCTTTTCTAAGGGGCTGGGCAATTGTTCCAGGTACAACGTGGCAATTGGCTCCTCAACCAGCATCCTGGGGCCAAACATCCCTGCCAGCACCAAGGAGACTTTCATCAGCCATCTGGCATCCTACAACATGTGGGCCCTGCAAGGTGAGAGCGGCCGTGCTAGCAGAGGAGACAGTTTCTCTCTATGGGGCAGAAGAGTGTCTGTAATGTTTTTCCTCTCCTGCTGATATGCTGAGATAATCAGAAGGTTTATGTTTTCATAAACCTTCTGATTTTCCCTTAGCTGTATTTGTTATGGGTGTTCAGGATCTGACTGCTGGGCTGCCAGCTGTCCACTCTGTTCTAGCACAAATAACTTCTTTAATGCCAAACTTTTTAGTGatgtagtccccaactttgttaccagGAAAAGAAATGGGGTTTGTTTGGCACTCCAAGTGTCCATGGCTCAGTCCTCACTCTTTCACCCTTATAGCTCACTTGATCTTACCTGATACTGCTGAATGACACATAAAGAAATTAAGCACCATTTGTTTCCTCAAGTCTTCAAATGCAAGACTTGAATGAGCAGCGGACAGTGAAACCCACAGAAGACACTGAGCAGCAAAGGAAAGGTATTGGGGACAAGGTTCCTGGGGCAGGGCTTGCAGAGCCTTCCCGTTTCACCTGTAAAGATATTTTTTGATGCATCATTTCTTTTCCTCACAGTTTGTAATATGGGTAGGCAGGGTGGAAGTGAAAAGCATGTGCCTCCCCTGGAGAAGGGGAGCTGGCCAACTTCAGACCTGAAATTCAAGGTCTGGCCTAGACTGGCAGTGCAGGACGAGTCTCACTTCAGTTCCTTCCTTAGACCCTGTCTGAGCGCAGGCATCTCTGTTATCAGCTTGAGCTGAACTGTGAGTGCTCAGCAGCTCTGAGCCCTTTTTGCTTCTCCTGGCTGTGCGTGTCTGTGGGATTTGCTCCAGTCTCTTGGCCACTGGGCACTCACTGCTCCCTTGAAGAGGGACGTCTGGCAGCCTGGTGGTGTGGCAGAAAAGATCTCTGCTGCTTTATCAGCTGTGTCCTTTGCCGACACGGTTCTCCCAGGGCACAGCACACCAAACACATTTGCACGGTGTTTTTCTACACATGGGTATGGATGTGGAAAGCTCTTTTAGCACCAAACAGAATATGAGTCCCTCTCACCCTGGACTTTCAGCTGAGATCTGGAACATTCACGTCTGGATGGGTGTCACCTCCCTTTGCACAGGGCAGGTTTGTGGCAGAATAAAAAGAGGCGGTTTTCAAGGCAAATCCTTTGTCACTGCAGTGACAGTGACCAGAACAGAGCTTTGTGTCTGCTGTTAACTGCAGATCTGACGCTGAACTGCCCAGATGCAAATGGGAGGTATTGGAATCCCTGAGGAGGTACCTCGCCCCTACTGTCTCTTCAGAGTGTATGAAGATGCTGCTATAATGCTGAAAAAAACAACCATGaatcttgtttgttttgggttattCCCTTCCAGGTATAGAATATGTAATCACCCAGCTGAAATCTCTGATTCTGTCCATGGGTCTGATTGACAGGCACATTACAGTCGAGAAAGCTGTGCTTCTGTCTCGTCTGGAGGAAGAATACCAGGTAAATGATGTTACAGAACAGCCCTATAATTCAAATAGCAATAATCTCAGCATGACAAATGCATCTCCCTCCACAAATAACTGGCGAGGGAAGTGCCTGCTGTTGCAGAAGAGGTTCCACTCCACCAGTCTCCCCATTTGAGAGAGTTTGGAGTGTGCTTCTGTAGAGCAACACCACGGGTGGCACAGCCCAGAACGCTCGTGGGGCTGCCAGTTTCTCTTTGCAGAACCCAGCTGGCTGCTTTTCTCCCTCTTGAATCTGAAGTGCAGAGTTGTAGCTGGCTTCTCTTGCTCTGGCTTATCCAGCCTGGAGGCCTTGGTAGACACCAAGGTAATACCTTCCTTGCTGGAAACTGGCCTGATGTGAAGCTTCCCCTGACCCAAAAGTGGGTAAAGTTGATGGGAATCTTTCCCTTTTAAGGGGCTTTGCCTCAGACACCAGTGCAGATGAAGGGTTTCCTTCCACTGAATTTGGCTGGACATCTCCCTAACCCTGTAGTCAGTGATCACACAGCTCTTGAGGGGGTTGTTTCACAAAAGGGAGGCTAAGAGTTGCTGAGCAGGTCTGCACATAATCCAGTTCTGAACTGACTCACGTTCCTCCTCTCCTTCAGATTCAGCGCTGGGGCAATGTGGAGTGGGCCCACGACTATGATCTGTGCGAGCTGCGTGCTCGCACGGCAGCTGGGACTCTCTTTGTTCACCTCTGTTCAGAGAGCTCAACTGTAAAACACAAGCTGTTGCAGGACTGAGGCTGCTGGGTGGGACGCAGGCAGAAAACGCCTGGCTATGAACTGCTGGTGTGACCCAGGGGGCTGGTAACCACCCTCCTGCCACCGCTCCTTCCCCGCGATCAGCCTTGTGCTGAGTGACTGTGACTTTTGTGGGCAGCTCCTCGCTCGGGCCGCCTGCTGCAGCGCTGCGCCAGCAGTTTTGAGCCCACAAGGAGGAAAGGTCAAGGTGAGCTTCTTCTGCATCCCCAAGACAGCAGCTCTGACTGTCACCGGTGTCTGTAACTCATCAGAGGAGCTCCCACGAAAGAAACGCCTTCCCGGGCAGGGCACGGCACAGACATACCCAGCATATGCCACATGTCTTCATAGCTGCCAGCTCCTGACACACACTTGTTATGGAAATCTGAAAACAGACTCCATTGCATCTGTTCTTCATCCCTCAGCGTGCCTGTATGTAACACCAGGGTCTCTGATTAAAGGCACGCCCCTGCTTGATACCGAAAGCCAATGCTGCTGagtatttctttgttttaatcACCAAACCGTAGCCCAGGTCCTGAGCTGCCAGGCTCTCGGCAGGTGCTGGGATGGCTGcaggcagaaaaataaacacagagcagagctgagcagagaccAACTGCTAAAGAGATCTGCTCTCTCCACATCTCTGTGCGACCCCCTCCCTGCTAAATGCCCTGTCCTTGCAGCCAAGGAGTAGCAGGGAGGTGACTGTGTAGTCCTGGAGCAAGACGGGGGGAGAACCTTGGCTCCTGCCATCTTCAAAAATGCAGAGCACCACGAGCCAAATCTGTGTATGACAGGTAGCACCTGCCACAGGGCTTTCGGAGAGACCTGTTCTCTCCCGAGCACATATGCAACCACCCTCTTTTAACCTTCCCACCTTTCTCCTTGCTGCCAGCCTGGAGCCGCGCTGCCTCGGCCAGCATCATTCCTCAGAAGCTGCCCACGACTGAGCGGAGCAGCTGCTGTCACCGAGCAAGGAGGGGAATTAATGATTCCTCGCTTGGCTGTTGCGAGCGGTGGTGTGTGAGCTCCCGTGGAACCATTGATTTCCCTT encodes:
- the ATPAF2 gene encoding ATP synthase mitochondrial F1 complex assembly factor 2 isoform X1: MWSGCRRLLWGRPPPTRFPRPPPAAAGSGPVGPGGGRTYAPPAERKRFYQNVSISQGEGGFEINLDHRKLKTPQAKLFTVPSEALAIAVATEWDSQKDTIKFYTMHLTTLCNTALDNPTQRNKTQLIRAAVKFLETDTVCYRVEEPAALAELQKNEWDPIVAWAEKRYNVAIGSSTSILGPNIPASTKETFISHLASYNMWALQGIEYVITQLKSLILSMGLIDRHITVEKAVLLSRLEEEYQIQRWGNVEWAHDYDLCELRARTAAGTLFVHLCSESSTVKHKLLQD
- the ATPAF2 gene encoding ATP synthase mitochondrial F1 complex assembly factor 2 isoform X2, whose protein sequence is MWSGCRRLLWGRPPPTRFPRPPPAAAGSGPVGPGGGRTYAPPAERKRFYQNVSISQGEGGFEINLDHRKLKTPQAKLFTVPSEALAIAVATEWDSQKDTIKFYTMHLTTLCNTALDNPTQRNKTQLIRAAVKFLETDTVCYRVEEPAALAELQKNEWDPIVAWAEKRYNVAIGSSTSILGPNIPASTKETFISHLASYNMWALQGTLQSRKLCFCLVWRKNTRFSAGAMWSGPTTMICASCVLARQLGLSLFTSVQRAQL